The Lucilia cuprina isolate Lc7/37 chromosome 5, ASM2204524v1, whole genome shotgun sequence genome includes a window with the following:
- the LOC111688113 gene encoding serine/arginine repetitive matrix protein 1 has protein sequence MMFTGTTQQQDTRFSDKEKKLMKQMKFGDCLNKRVDMSKVKLDVLRPWISKKITDMLHMEDDVVAEFVYNQLEEEKFPCPKKMQINMTGFLNGPNARQFMGELWALLLSAQDSDTGIPAEFIQQKKDEILKRDEENKYRERNDRSRSRSRSRSRDRGDRRGTGGGRGGSTGASGTTKDRDLTQKEREQQLPPSTLSAIEQVRSHLSAKNRSNSDEQRNSHKDDDKTTNNVENQSTKRDKSRSKSRDNHVDKNRSPRKRSRDRSVQKERSSRDRSSPQRRRNGSREKDRRRSSRSPRRRSPDRRRRRSRSRDRSARRQKSRSKTPQKRRDNSRSRNRKSRSRSVEKRKVSPPPPKPASPKRNRSESRDSNPAQNGHEKKGSASKNPRNPFAAKNKRSSSRSRSRATSPGARKLKPRSPPRSSRSRSRSHSSARSSPKRNNKRSPSRSASLSLSPEPPQEDFELKRNKNSIQNKRQYRNNRDSSASSLDRDGGRGGGGGAGGRRGDSRSRGRGFMHNRNRRTPLRFDDRVGGGGGGGRQQRSRSRRRSRSRQRSFSRNRSRSPRRFNRRRSPFRGNNRNNRGRMNHWNRRSQSRDRGGGGGRSMMGGAGNRFDNRRNQSPQRRFSRERRFSPVQNQFRKYSPQWRGSPPRRSRERRPNSRERRPSSPLRGSSPERGGGGGGSGRGGTAGGGAFNRWDQSQRNTAAVAPPVNRPKQRSPSPSSNWEDESDNENVKKNISSNRRSSETRKSSPPAPTVTTKEKGRKHRSLSRSQERYKRVSNRSRESGGRSSVEYCAPAVKTIDLSRDEAEEAARKHSKSETIAPLESKTKKLPIASGGRRDHYSVSLSRTPSPFLKPHERKQAAAAATALETQASTGKDKKSLTKKRPDSDSSSSDSSDDSDDSEDEDDSTDEEERERVRREKEKAKAKEELKKTQTALANKKSEKLENEKKTEKSSKTQRKTQQTSSSESDSEDSEEEKQRRKKSSTKAIAPTKANNKESKTHHGNEEELRKRDKLALELAEKRKHTEARETNSSTSAKRSKTSAEKQVTTSTTNTFSSSSAKKSSSSTKTEHKKPKSDTESDVPAATNKSMEMDSTKSSKLQARKRTHSATNNERKKSKNDSSDTDEHTVKKKRKKSKKTTSKRNSDDDSSSDTEAESNKKKKHKKHKKHSSKKSKKHKKHKKKNKKADSSSSSDDDNIMETHRKEEKSSKAGGSNSASMLLGGVNEDLEKQLRERALKSMKKMD, from the exons ATGATGTTCACG GGCACCACTCAACAACAAGACACTCGCTTTAGCGACAAAGAAAAGAAACTTatgaaacaaatgaaatttggtGATTGTCTCAACAAACGTGTCGACATGTCTAAAGTCAAACTAGATGTGTTAAGGCCATGGATCAGTAAGAAAATTACCGATATGTTACACATGGAAGATGATGTTGTCGCTGAGTTTGTTTACAATCAACTGGAAGAAGAGAAATTTCCTTGTCCCaagaaaatgcaaataaatatgaCTGGTTTTTTAAACGGTCCCAATGCCCGACAATTTATGGGTGAATTATGGGCTCTGCTACTATCGGCACAAGATAGTGACACTGGCATACCAGCCGAGTTTATACAACAGAAAAAAGATGAAATTCTAAAAAGAGACGAAGAGAATAAGTATCGAGAACGTAATGATAGATCAAGATCTAGATCACGTTCTCGTTCAAGAGATAGGGGAGATAGACGTGGTACTGGTGGAGGACGTGGAGGCAGTACTGGTGCTAGTGGTACGACAAAAGATCGTGATTTAACACAAAAAGAACGTGAACAACAATTACCGCCCAGCACTCTTAGCGCCATTGAACAGGTGCGTTCTCATCTATCGGCTAAAAATCGTTCGAATTCCGATGAACAACGTAATTCGCATAAAGATGATGATAAAACTACAAACAATGTAGAGAATCAGTCAACAAAACGTGACAAATCTAGATCCAAGTCTAGAGATAATCATGTGGATAAAAATAGATCACCACGTAAACGTTCTAGAGATAGATCAGTGCAAAAGGAACGTTCTTCACGTGATCGTAGCTCACCTCAGCGCCGTCGTAATGGTTCAAGAGAAAAAGATCGCAGACGTAGCTCAAGATCACCGAGACGTCGTTCTCCTGATCGTCGTAGACGAAGATCACGTTCTAGAGATCGTAGTGCAAGACGACAAAAATCACGTTCGAAGACACCACAAAAACGACGAGATAATTCTCGTTCACGTAATCGCAAGTCACGCTCACGTTCGGTAGAAAAACGCAAAGTAAGTCCGCCACCACCCAAACCAGCTTCACCGAAACGCAATCGTTCCGAGTCAAGAGATTCGAATCCGGCACAAAATGGTCATGAGAAAAAAGGTTCCGCTTCTAAGAATCCCCGCAATCCATTTGCGGCCAAAAATAAACGTTCTTCTTCCCGCAGTCGCAGTAGGGCCACATCGCCGGGTGCCCGTAAACTCAAACCGCGTTCACCGCCTCGTTCTTCTCGTTCACGCTCTCGTTCCCATTCATCGGCACGCTCAAGTCCCAAACGTAATAATAAACGTTCGCCTTCTCGCTCAGCTAGTCTGTCACTTTCACCCGAACCACCCCAAGAGGATTTTGAATTAAAGCGTAATAAGAATAGTATACAAAATAAACGTCAATATCGCAATAATAGAGACTCTTCGGCCAGTTCTTTAGATAGAGATGGTGGAcgaggtggtggtggtggcgcTGGTGGCCGTAGAGGTGATTCACGCAGCCGTGGCAGAGGTTTTATGCATAATCGTAATAGAAGAACACCATTGCGTTTTGATGATAGAGTTGGTGGCGGCGGAGGAGGTGGACGTCAGCAACGTTCTAGATCGAGGAGAAGATCACGTTCGCGTCAACGTTCATTTTCACGTAATCGCTCTAGATCGCCTAGAAg ATTCAACCGACGTCGTTCACCGTTCCGCGGCAATAATCGCAACAATCGTGGACGCATGAATCACTGGAATCGTAGAAGTCAAAGTCGTGATCGTGGTGGGGGCGGAGGCAGAAGCATGATGGGTGGCGCTGGCAATCGTTTCGATAATCGTCGCAATCAATCACCGCAACGACGTTTTTCACGTGAAAGACGTTTCTCACCTGTGCAAAATCAATTTCGCAAATATTCACCCCAATGGCGTGGTTCACCACCCAGACGTTCACGTGAACGTAGACCTAATTCTCGCGAACGACGACCGTCATCACCCTTGCGAGGATCTTCACCGGAACGTGGTGGTGGTGGAGGAGGAAGTGGACGTGGTGGTACTGCTGGTGGTGGAGCTTTTAATCGTTGGGATCAATCACAAAGAAATACTGCTGCTGTGGCACCCCCCGTCAATAGACCAAAGCAACGTTCGCCTTCGCCGAGTTCAAATTGGGAAGATGAATCGGATAATGAGAATGTAAAGAAGAATATAAGTAGTAATCGTCGTAGTAGTGAGACAAGGAAATCCTCACCACCAGCACCGACAGTAACGACCAAAGAGAAGGGACGTAAACATCGCAGTCTCAGCAGGTCACAAGAACGTTACAAGAGGGTGTCTAATCGTTCTAGGGAAAGTGGTG GACGCTCTTCGGTGGAGTACTGTGCCCCAGCGgtaaaaactatagacttatccCGAGATGAAGCTGAGGAAGCAGCACGTAAACATTCTAAATCAGAAACCATAGCGCCCCTAGAATCTAAAACTAAGAAGTTACCAATTGCAAGCGGCGGACGACGAGATCATTATAGTGTTAGTTTATCTAGGACACCCTCTCCATTCCTTAAACCCCATGAGCGTAAGCAAGCAGCCGCTGCTGCTACTGCTCTTGAAACCCAAGCCTCCACCGGCAAGGATAAAAAGTCATTGACTAAAAAACGACCAGACAGTGATTCAAGTTCCTCAGATAGTTCAGATGATAGTGACGATAGCGAAGATGAGGATGACAGCACAGATGAGGAAGAACGTGAAAGGGTAAGACGTGAAAAAGAAAAAGCCAAAGCTAAAGAGGagttaaagaaaacacaaacTGCATTGGCTaataaaaagtcggaaaagttggaaaatgaaaagaaaacggAAAAGTCAAGTAAAACGCAACGTAAAACACAGCAGACTTCATCTAGTGAAAGTGACTCAGAAGACTCAGAAGAGGAGAAACAAAGAAGGAAAAAGTCTTCTACGAAAGCAATAGCTCCCACTAAGGCAAATAATAAAGAAAGTAAGACGCATCATGGCAATGAAGAGGAGCTGCGCAAACGAGACAAATTGGCTCTAGAATTGGCTGAAAAACGTAAACATACTGAAGCCAGAGAAACCAATAGCTCAACCTCGGCTAAACGTTCTAAAACTAGTGCTGAAAAACAAGTAACTACTTCGACTACAAACACCTTCTCATCCTCATCGGCTAAAAAATCCAGCAGCTCTACAAAAACAGAACATAAAAAACCCAAATCCGATACGGAATCCGATGTACCCGCTGCCACAAATAAATCAATGGAAATGGACTCTACGAAATCATCCAAATTGCAGGCACGCAAACGTACCCATTCAGCCACAAATAATGAAcgtaaaaagtctaaaaatgaTTCCTCAGACACGGATGAACACACCGTCAAAAAGAAACGTAAAAAATCTAAGAAAACCACTTCAAAACGTAATTCAGATGATGATTCCTCCTCCGATACGGAGGCCGAgtccaataaaaagaaaaaacacaagaaacacaaaaaacacagtagcaaaaagagtaaaaaacataagaaacacaagaaaaagaacaaaaaggcTGACAGCTCATCGAGCAGTGATGATGACAACATTATGGAAACGCATCGTAAAGAGGAAAAATCTTCAAAGGCAGGAGGCTCAAATTCAGCATCCATGTTGTTGGGCGGTGTTAATGAGGatttagaaaaacaattaagagAAAGAGCTCTTAAGTCAATGAAGAAAATGGATTAG